The genomic interval CACCACCCGCTCCTCGGCGAACGCACAGGCCACACCGACCCCTTGTGGCAGCTCCGCCTCGACCCGTCCCGGCACGGCTGGCTCGCCGACCACGTCGTCGGCGGAGCCGTCGTCCTGCCCGCCGCGGCCTTCGCCGAGACGGCCCTCGCCGCGGGGGCCCTCCACCACAACGCCCCCGTCCAACTGGAGGACCTGGCCGTCGAGCGCGCGCTCGTCCTGCCCTTCGACGACCCCGCCATGGACGTCCGCCTCCAGACCGCCCTCGACCCGGCCGACGGCACCGTACGCCTCTCCAGCCGCGACGGCACCGGACCCTGGCGCCCGCACGCCCGCGGGGCCGTGCGCCGCCTGCTGCGCGAACGCCCCGGCGCCGAGGACGTCCAAGCCCTGCGCGCCCGCCTCACGGAGACCTGGGCGGGCCCCGACTGCTACGCGGCGGCGGCCCGCGCCGGCCTCGCCTACGGGCCCGCCTTCACCGTCCTCACCCACCTGCACACCGGGGACGGCGAGGTCCTGGCCCGCTACGCCCTGCCCGCTCCGGCGGGGCGGCCCGCCACGTCGGACACGGACGAAACAGGCCGCACCGGGCCCGGGGACGGCACCGGGGGCCACCTCCTCCACCCCGCCGTCCTCGACGGCCTCCTCCAGGCCGGACTCCCGCTGCTCGCCCGTGCCGGTGACAGCGCCGCCGGCACGCCGTACCTGCCCGTGGCGATCGAGGCCCTGCGCGTATGGGACGAGGCCCCTGCCGAAGGCTGGGCGCACGTACGGGAGCGCGAGGCCACCCGGCACGAAGTCCGCTGGGACGTCCGCCTCCTCGACGACCGGGGCCGGGTCGTAGCCGAGGCCGACGGCTGCCGCCTGCGCCGCTTCGACACCGGCCGGGCGGCTCCGGCGCGCCTCGCCATGACCCTGCGCGCCGCACCCCGGGACCCCGGCCCGGACCTCCTCCCCGCACCCCGCCTGCCCGCACCCCGCCTGCCCGCTCCCCGCGAGCTCGCCCGCGCGGCCGTCCGGGCACCCCTGCCCGCCTGGGACGCCGGGCGGTACGCGCACGCGGCCCGGCTCAGCGAGGAGCTGAGCGCCCACTTCACCCTCCGGGCCGCCCACACCCTCGCCCCGGACGCCGCCGCGTACACCCCCGACAGCCTGGTCGCCGCCGGAGCCCTCCCCGGCCACCGGCGCCTGCTGCGCGCACTCCTCGGCCAGGCCGAGCGCGCGGGCCTCGCCCGCCGCACCGCCGACGGGGCATGGGCACCGACCGGGCCCGCCGACCCCGCCCAGGTCCTGTCCCACTTGTTCCGCGCCGCGCCGGGCTACGCCACGGAGACGGTCCTGCACAGCCGGTGCGGCACCCGGCTGGCCGAGGTGCTCCTCGGCCGGACCGACCCCATGGCCCTGCTCTTCGCCGACGCCGAACGCCACTGGGTGGAGAACCTGTTCTCCGTCACCGGCGTCACCCGCTACTGCAACGCCCTGGCCGTCGCCCTCGTCCGCGAGACCGTGCGGCACTGGCCGGCCGGCCGCCCCTTACGCGTCCTGGAGGCCGGCGGCGGCACCGGGGCCCTGACCGCGGCCCTTCTCGACGTCCTGCCGGCCGACCGCGCCCACTACACCTTCACCGACGTCTCCGAGGCGTTCTTCCCGCGCGCCCGGCACCGCTTCACCGGCCACGACCACCTCGCCTACCGCACCCTCGACCTCGACAGGGACCTCCAGCGGCAGGGCTTCACCGCCCGGGCGTTCGACCTCGTCGTCGCCGGAAACGTCCTGCACGCCACCACGGACCTCCGCGCGACCCTCACCCGGGTCGCGGGCCTGCTCGACGACGGCGGTCAGCTCCTGGCCGTCGAGACGCACAACCCCGACCGGCTCATGCCGTACTTCGGCCTGCTGCGGAGCTTCTGGAACGACGGCGACCTCGATCTGCGCCCGGACTCACCGCTCCTGGGACACGACCGGTGGCCGGAGCTGCTCACCGCCCACGGCTTCGACGAGACGGCACAGCTCGGCGCGGACCAGGCGGGCGGCGACTACTCCGTCCTCCTGGCCCGGCGGGGACCGGGCGCGGACACGGCCGTACGAGGGGCGGGAACGGCTGTTCCGGACGGCCGGGCCGCGCGGGAGGTGCCGGCAGTTCCGGTCGCCCTGAAGGATCTGACCGCTCCGGCCGTTCCGGATGCCCTGGAGACCCCGGCCGTCCCCGAAAAGCAGGAAGCCCCGGAAGCCTTGGGCGCCCCTGACGTCCTGGATACCCCGGCCGTCCCCCAAACGCGGGACACCCCGGAAGGCCTCGACGCCCCGGGCGCCCCGGCCGCCCTCGACGGGCGGTCCGCGCCCGGCGCACCGGCCGAGCGCGTCGCCCCGGGCCACGCCACGTCCTGGATCCTCGTCACCGAACACCCCGGCCCGGCCGACCCGTTCGCCCGTACCCTGGCGGATGCCCTGCGCGCGGCCGCCGCCGGCAGCCCCGTCACCGTCGTGGGCGCCACCACCGACCCCGCCGTGTGGACGTCCCGGCTCCGCTCCGACGAGGACCGGCCCGCCGTCGTCCTGCTGGCGACCGAGGACGACCCCGACCCCGCCCCCGGCCCCGTTCACGGCCGGGGCGACGACCCCGGTGACGGCCGGGCCGCCCTGACGCGGGCCGTCACCCGCACCGCCGTGCTGCGCGCCCTCGCACAGGCCTGCGCGGGGCTGCCCCGGGGCTCCGCCCCCGAGCTGTGGCTGCTCACCCATCCCTCGGGCGCCCTGCCGGCACCGGAGCCCGGCGCGCCCCTGAGGCCGCACGGCGCCGTCCCCTGGGCCGTGGCCCGTACGCTCGCCAACGAGCAGCCCCGGCTCACCGTCCGACGGCTCTCCTACGAGCCGGGCCCGACGCCCGCGCACGATGCCCGCAGGCTGGTCCGCGAACTGCTCGCCCCGACGGAGGACGACGAGACCGTCCTCACGTCCGCCGGGCGGTTCGTCCCCCGGCTGCGGGAGCTCCCCGCCGTCACCGCCCCGGCCGGTGACCGCCCCTACCGGCTGCGCCTGCGCCGCCCGGGAAGCGGGTTCACCCTGGACTGGGTGCCCGCCGCCCCGCCCGCCCCCGGACCCGGGCAGGTGACCGTCGAGGTGCGAGCGGCCGGTCTCAACTACCGCGACGTCATGCTGGCCGCCGGCTCGCTGCCGCCCGGCGCGGAGAGCCCCGTCCCCGGGGAGCACAGCCTCGGCCTGGAGTGCGCGGGCGTCGTCACCGCCGTCGGCGAGGGCACGTCCCGCACCGTGGGGGAGCGGGTCTTCGCCTACGCGCCCGGGGCGCTGGCCTCGCACGTCGTCGTCCCCGAGCCGGCCACCGGCCGGATCCCCGCCCATCTGGACTTCGCCGAGGCCGCGACCCTGCCCGTCGCCTTCTTCACCGTCCAGCACGCCCTGGAACACCTGGCCCGGCTCGCCGAAGGGGAGACCGTCCTCGTCCACGGCGCCGCCGGCGGGGTGGGCCTCGCGGCCCTCCAGTACGCGCGCCACGTCGGCGCCCGGGTCGTCGCCACCGCCGGCGGCCCCGCCAAGCGCGATCTGCTGGCCCTGCTGGGCGCCGACCACGTCCTGGACTCCCGCACGCTCGCCTTCGCGGACCGGATCATGGAGCTGACCGGGGGTGCCGGTGTCGACGTCGTCCTCAACTCCCTCGCGGGCGAGGCCCTCACGCGCGGCCTCGACGTGCTGCGGCCCGGCGGCCGCTTCGTCGAACTGGGCAAGCGGGACATCCACACGGGCGGCCGGATCCCGCTGCGGGCGTTCCGCGACAACCTCTCCTTCCACGCCGTCGACGCCCACCGGATGCACACCCGTCAGCCGAAGCTGTCGGCCACGCACTTCGCGGAGCTCACCCGCCGCGTCCACCAAGGCGTCTACCGTCCGCTGCCGCACCAGGTCCTCCCCACCGACCGGGTCGGGGACGCCTTCGCCCTGCTGCGCCGCTCCCACCACGTCGGCAAGGTGGTCGTCGGCTTCGAGACCGCCCCGCGCCTGACCCCGCCCCCCGCCCGCCTCGTCTGCGATCCCGCCGCCACCTACCTGATCACCGGGGGCCTCACCGGCCTCGGCGCGAGCACCGCGCACCTCCTCGCCGACCGGGGTGCCCGCCATCTGGCCCTCGTGTCGCGCCGCGGCCCCGCAACCCCGGGCGCCCCGGAGCTGATCGCCGCCTTGGCCCGCAAGGGCGTCACGGCCACCGCCCACGCGGCCGACGCGGCCGAGCCCGGGGAGCTGAGCGCCGTCCTCGACGCGATCGCCGGAACCGGCAGGCCCCTGCGCGGAGTCCTCCATTCCGCCATGGCCCTGGCGGACGCGCTGCTCGTGGAGGCGAGCGACGAGGACATCGAGGCGGTCCTCGCACCGAAGCTCCGCGGCGCCGCCGTCCTGGACGCCCTCACCCGGGGCACCGAGCTCGACTTCTTCGTCACGCACTCCTCCATCTCCGCCTCCGTGGGCCATCGCGCCCAGGCCGCGTACGCCGCCGCCAACCTCTCCATGGAAGCGCTCGTCCGGGCCCGCCGGGCGGCCGGTCTGCCGGGTCTGGCGGTCGGGTGGGGGCTGCTCGGCGAGGTCGGATCCGGGGCCGGGGAGGAGATCGGCCAGGCCCTGGAGCGCATGGGCCTCGCCCCGATGCGCACCGACCACGTCCTCACGGCACTCGAAGAGCTCATGACGCGCCCCGGCGCCGGCGGTACCGGCGATGCGGCGGTCGTACAGGTGGGGCACTTCGACTTCGCCCGCATGGCGACGCTGCTGCCCACGCTCCGGGCGCCCCGGTTCGCCGCCGTGCTGCCACCCGAGGACGCCGCCGACCTGGGCCCCGGCGCCCACCCGTCCCGCGCCGAAGGCGGACCGCCCCCCGGCCGCGCCGAGCTCGCCGGCCTCCTCGTCCGGCTCGTCGCCCGCGTCACCCACCGCGCCCCCGAGAAGGTCGACCGGGACAGGCGGCTGGACGCGCTCGGCCTCGACTCCCTCATGGCCACCGAGCTGGTCGTCGCCCTCCAGCGCGAACTCGGCTGCGAGGTCCCCGCCATGGACGTCGTCAACGCCGACAGCATCGACGATCTCGCCGGCCGCGTCCTGACCCTGCTCGACGCGCGCACCGGCGGTCCGTGACCTCCATGGACCCAGAGCGCCCGGCGCCCCGCGACGCCCCGCCCGGCGGCGGACACCGGTGGCCACGCGCGGCCACCGCCGTCCTCTGCCTGGGATTCTTCGTCCTCGGCATGGACGTGACCGTGCTCAACGTCGCCGTCCCCGCCCTCCAGCGCGACCTGGGCGCCGACCTCGCCCAGATCCAGTGGATCGTCGACGGCTACGCCCTCACCCTCGGCGCGGCCGTCCTCGCGGCCGGGGGCGTGACCGACCGGATCGGCCGGCGGCGGTCCTTCGTCGCCGGCCTCGCCGTCTGCGGAGCCGTCTCCGCCCTCGGCGCCCTCGCCGGGAGCGCCGGCCAACTCGTCGCCGCCCGCTGCGGCATGGGCCTCGGCGCCGCCCTGCTGATGCCCGCGACGCTCTCGCTCATCAGCAACCTCCACCCCGCCGCCGCGTCCCGGCGCCGGGCCATCGCCGCCTGGGCCGCGGCCGGCGCCGTCGGCGGCCTGACCGGCCCGGTCGTCGGGGGCTTCCTGGTCGAGGAGTTCTCCTGGCGCGCCGGCTTCTGGGTCAATGTTCCGCTGACGGCCGTCATCATCGCCCTCGCGCCCGTCCTCGTCCCCGAATCCCGTACGGCCCCCGGCGCGGCGCGCACGGACGCCGCCGGACTCGTCCTGTCCGCGGCCGGGTTCCTCGCCCTCATCTGGTCGGTCATCGAGAGCCCCTCCCGGGGGTGGACCGACCCGGTGGTCCTGACCGGTTACGGCGCCGCGGCCGTCCTGCTGACCTGCTTCGTCGGGTGGGAGCGGCGGAGCCGGCACCCCATGCTCCCGCTGTCCCTGCTGCGGGACGCCCGGGTGAGCACGGGCGCGGCGTGCCTGGCCCTGATGTCCCTGGCCCTGTTCGGCGCGCTGTTCGTCCTGACCCTCTATCTGCAAGGGGTGCAGGGCTGCTCGCCCTGGCAGGCGGGGGTGCGC from Streptomyces albireticuli carries:
- a CDS encoding MFS transporter, translated to MDPERPAPRDAPPGGGHRWPRAATAVLCLGFFVLGMDVTVLNVAVPALQRDLGADLAQIQWIVDGYALTLGAAVLAAGGVTDRIGRRRSFVAGLAVCGAVSALGALAGSAGQLVAARCGMGLGAALLMPATLSLISNLHPAAASRRRAIAAWAAAGAVGGLTGPVVGGFLVEEFSWRAGFWVNVPLTAVIIALAPVLVPESRTAPGAARTDAAGLVLSAAGFLALIWSVIESPSRGWTDPVVLTGYGAAAVLLTCFVGWERRSRHPMLPLSLLRDARVSTGAACLALMSLALFGALFVLTLYLQGVQGCSPWQAGVRVLPLPAALAVGAGAALPLLARFGERLPVVLGLTLVTCAFAVQAGTRAGSGYGRVVVFEIVAGLGAGLVACAATEAVMGAVPRERAGLGSAVNDATRQLGAALGVAVQGSVLSTVYTSRLGEGAGGAVPLPVAAASARGGGGLPAVAREAFVAAVATTAVTAAVVTLVATTAAWYWLPAGAPAVADGAD
- a CDS encoding type I polyketide synthase; translation: MGRSAVGSRREIAITGIGCRLPGGLDSLDALWSALLQGRDLVTRMPAERFDPDAFTDADPRRPGRTYTTAAGVLDDIAAFDAEYFSLSPREAARMDPQQRLLLELAVEAVDDAGLDPAALAGTDTGVFVGVSNNSYGNLQFSRLETVNRHTMTGIASGNTAGRLAHALDLRGPGVAVDTACSSSLVALHQACAHLEAGGEAALAAGVNILVGPHEFIGFAKASMLSPTGRCRAFSAAADGFVRAEGGVVLVLRPLARALADGDRVHAVITATGTNSDGRTPGLAQPSARAQAALLRQVYDRAGLDPRELLYMEAHGTGTPVGDPLECEAVSAALAGRRSPGQPLPIGSVKTNLGHLESASGLAGLLKALLVLRHRVVPASLHGHPASPAIDFTRLRLTPVLAATPLATASGGLAGVNSFGFGGANAHAVLAPAPQPAARPAPPAGPRPVLVSARTPAALTRAATALADRLDPPNGTGPGDAWDFYDTAHTTLTRRGTHPYRLAVLAPDAPTAAARLRARAGTPPAPALARGDIAFVYSGNGAQWTGMGRRLLASSPAFREAVEEADAALTPLLGWSVRDELAAGTPDPARQALTQVAQPLLFTVQTALTAALAALGVHPEAVAGHSVGEIAAAHACGALGLAAAARVVAHRSSAQARTAGSGRMAAVGLAPDRARDELVRYEGLLELAAVNSPADVTIAGDEDALDDLAHTLAGRGTFFRVLELDHAFHTSRMDPVEDDLRAALAGLCPEPGRLPFASTVTGTLHKGEELTADYWWRNVRRPVLLPDAVLALAEAGCDAFVEIGPHPVLASYLRRTLATARPDAPAAVVPTLARDADGPGALEQTVAALLTAGARTDTGPLLPVPGRVRDLPAYPWQRERHWHGSPRWFRRGCGDGLHHHPLLGERTGHTDPLWQLRLDPSRHGWLADHVVGGAVVLPAAAFAETALAAGALHHNAPVQLEDLAVERALVLPFDDPAMDVRLQTALDPADGTVRLSSRDGTGPWRPHARGAVRRLLRERPGAEDVQALRARLTETWAGPDCYAAAARAGLAYGPAFTVLTHLHTGDGEVLARYALPAPAGRPATSDTDETGRTGPGDGTGGHLLHPAVLDGLLQAGLPLLARAGDSAAGTPYLPVAIEALRVWDEAPAEGWAHVREREATRHEVRWDVRLLDDRGRVVAEADGCRLRRFDTGRAAPARLAMTLRAAPRDPGPDLLPAPRLPAPRLPAPRELARAAVRAPLPAWDAGRYAHAARLSEELSAHFTLRAAHTLAPDAAAYTPDSLVAAGALPGHRRLLRALLGQAERAGLARRTADGAWAPTGPADPAQVLSHLFRAAPGYATETVLHSRCGTRLAEVLLGRTDPMALLFADAERHWVENLFSVTGVTRYCNALAVALVRETVRHWPAGRPLRVLEAGGGTGALTAALLDVLPADRAHYTFTDVSEAFFPRARHRFTGHDHLAYRTLDLDRDLQRQGFTARAFDLVVAGNVLHATTDLRATLTRVAGLLDDGGQLLAVETHNPDRLMPYFGLLRSFWNDGDLDLRPDSPLLGHDRWPELLTAHGFDETAQLGADQAGGDYSVLLARRGPGADTAVRGAGTAVPDGRAAREVPAVPVALKDLTAPAVPDALETPAVPEKQEAPEALGAPDVLDTPAVPQTRDTPEGLDAPGAPAALDGRSAPGAPAERVAPGHATSWILVTEHPGPADPFARTLADALRAAAAGSPVTVVGATTDPAVWTSRLRSDEDRPAVVLLATEDDPDPAPGPVHGRGDDPGDGRAALTRAVTRTAVLRALAQACAGLPRGSAPELWLLTHPSGALPAPEPGAPLRPHGAVPWAVARTLANEQPRLTVRRLSYEPGPTPAHDARRLVRELLAPTEDDETVLTSAGRFVPRLRELPAVTAPAGDRPYRLRLRRPGSGFTLDWVPAAPPAPGPGQVTVEVRAAGLNYRDVMLAAGSLPPGAESPVPGEHSLGLECAGVVTAVGEGTSRTVGERVFAYAPGALASHVVVPEPATGRIPAHLDFAEAATLPVAFFTVQHALEHLARLAEGETVLVHGAAGGVGLAALQYARHVGARVVATAGGPAKRDLLALLGADHVLDSRTLAFADRIMELTGGAGVDVVLNSLAGEALTRGLDVLRPGGRFVELGKRDIHTGGRIPLRAFRDNLSFHAVDAHRMHTRQPKLSATHFAELTRRVHQGVYRPLPHQVLPTDRVGDAFALLRRSHHVGKVVVGFETAPRLTPPPARLVCDPAATYLITGGLTGLGASTAHLLADRGARHLALVSRRGPATPGAPELIAALARKGVTATAHAADAAEPGELSAVLDAIAGTGRPLRGVLHSAMALADALLVEASDEDIEAVLAPKLRGAAVLDALTRGTELDFFVTHSSISASVGHRAQAAYAAANLSMEALVRARRAAGLPGLAVGWGLLGEVGSGAGEEIGQALERMGLAPMRTDHVLTALEELMTRPGAGGTGDAAVVQVGHFDFARMATLLPTLRAPRFAAVLPPEDAADLGPGAHPSRAEGGPPPGRAELAGLLVRLVARVTHRAPEKVDRDRRLDALGLDSLMATELVVALQRELGCEVPAMDVVNADSIDDLAGRVLTLLDARTGGP